DNA sequence from the Glycine soja cultivar W05 chromosome 18, ASM419377v2, whole genome shotgun sequence genome:
gtctataaaagcatgactttggcacaCATTCAATAGACATATatgatattcttccaaacaattctttttcaaaatctttctctaaccattgcccattgttttttctttgccaaaaaggtttctaaactttgtttcaaaactttgttttttctgcaagtggaaattctgcagaaaacaaaagtgtgctatattttcatcccttcttcctcttgacaaaagattcaaaggactaaccgcctgagaattcttttgattctcccttccccctcttgacaaaagattcaaaggactaaccgcctgagaattattttgattcttccctttccctttaaacaaaagatttcaaaggattaaccgcctaagatatcttttgtttccccttacaaagattcaagggactaaccgcctaagaattctttgtcttaacacattggagcgtacatcctttgtggtacaagtagagtgtacatctacttgggttgtgatactgagaacaagagagggtacatctcttgtggatcagttcaagtggagcgtacatccacttggttgttcaaagagaataagggagggtacatcccttgtggatctttgcttgtaaaggattttacaaggttattggaaatctcaagaaccgatggttgcttggggactggatgtagacgcgggttgtggccgaaccagtataaatcttgtgtttgtcttctttttccctacactctttatctttctgttgtgtactttttatttccgctttaattttgtctaagttattgtttctgttatttactttctcataacttagtagtaaagcctaattgaatctagtaatattaagaaggataaatttttaattagtcaagacacattaataattaattcaaccccgcccttcttaattattctgaggccacttgatccaatagTCTCCCACGGAAGGAAGGTTGAGAAATTTGGGAGGCCAGCTCCTGAGATTGAAGGGCTAGTCgttgccacaggattaagttGCCACAGGATTAACTCCTTTGATCATGTGTTCAGTAGATGCTGGCGATCGGGGAGCTATATCCGCTTTTGTCGAGAGGTGGCACAAGGAGACTAGCAGCTTCCATCTTCCAATAAGAGAGTTGACCATCACACTGGATGATGTGGCGTCACTCTTCCATCTTCTGATCATAGACATCTTCCACAGCTTTGAGCCTCTACATGTGGATGAGGCGATCATCATGTTGGTGGAGTTGCTAGAAGTCTCGGGTGAGGAGGCTAGAGCTGAGACTGCACAATGTCATGGGGCATATGTACTCTTGTTGTGGCTACGGGATATCTATCAGAGGAGATGCGAGAGCCGACAGTGGATACTTGCAACTCGTGTGTATCTCCTACACTTGgttggttgcactctttttgctaacaagagtgcaacacatGTTCATATAGTTTTGGACGCTTTTCGAGACTTGGCTCAGAGTGGGAGCTATGCCTGGGGAGCTGTTGTGCTGGTGcatatgtatgaccagttaAATGAAGCTTCTTAGAGCACTGGTCGACAGATTGCTGATTACGTTACTTTAttacaggtaaattttgtgtttgtaatATGTTAAATTGGATTATaatgtaaatatgtttttaatatgtgTATTtgacattgattttatgttcaTGTCATGTTTGTAGTGTTGGATATATGAGCACTTTCCTAGTGTTCATGACAGCGTGACTGATGATGACTATGATGAGACGTCACCACGTGCCTGCCAATGGCTTACTATGAAGGCTTATATGAAGGGATTAACAGCATCGCCATACCGGACCCGTATAAATGCACTGATGATCACTTACGTATACTAGATGCCTTATGGTGACCACTGAGGAGTTAGGGTGTTTGGCCTCATTTCATGCTTCCAGGGTGAGCTTAGATGGGGTCCCATTGTGGTCACACTTCGATCAGAGAGGGTGGTGACACATTTTGGCTACATTCAGACCATCCCTCCACCGCCTATTAGTGCCACCTTGTCATATGAGGATATCGACGACAGGTGGATGCATTACTCGGACCATCTAACAGCTGCGGGATAGATTTTTCTTATGCCTAGGCAGTGTTCAGAagattacatggagtggttcTTCGGGATATCTCATTCGTTCATCACACCCACACAGGCAGCTGATCAACCCAGACATCCACTTGTCCCACAGCATGAGGCATGCGTGGAGCCAGATATCCCGGAGGTCCCAGTGGCAGCAAGAGTTGGACCGTCACAGGCGACTGATCCCCccagacatgcagtggtaagatTAGTTgctttaatgttttataaaatgttatttattttaaatgctgTAATAAATGTGCTTTTATGAATGTCATAGGATGCTTGTGAAGCGATCGCAGAAAGGTTGGAGTGTGTGCTCAACCTAATGATGGTCATTGATGTTTCGTGTTTGTGTTTCCAACTAAACCAATGTGGTGTCAAGCTGTATCGTGCATCAGAATATGTTGTCAAGTCAGTCAATGTCGTGTCACGCTCAAACTTTAATACGCATGCATTTGACTATGTCTTGTCAATTCTGACAACGATGTATCATACATGCGTAATTGATTTTAGTTGCACtaactaatttatttcttaactcAACAATTACTTAATAATTATGGATAAACGTTTAACACCAAATTATATCacataatgaataaaattagataaacaAGTGTCACAGTCCATAACAACGATGCATGTtcagtcttcatttaggtcgaCATAGTCTCTTTTCAACATCATAAAGCTTTTGTattgctgcattctactaatgTATAGAGTTGACCACTACTTTGCCTAAGGATGAGAATTCCTAGACCACAATAATGCTAGAGGCGATAAAGGATAacggtctttcaaataaacctgttgtacgtgaacaaacattattaactcaaatgaacacaaatgattgtataaatctaaaaattagaCTAACTAtcttcaatgtacctgaacaaaatgatttccaaacacgtgaccgacacatataATGCGGTGCACAGAAGAATCTGGTGgaggttgacttctaagaggaaaaaatgttatgctttgttgtcgggacaacgatacaaggattgcATTATACCTTGATACAATGACATATCCCATCTCCGTTATATCCATCAATTTatccacactaacctgaatcaaacaaatatacacatcaaagttatttaaagtttgttcttaaaaaaaaccaaaacaacATACCTTGgaaaacccatcaacaagtagggacaaccttaattcttcaaatctctctgtgccaccgaagaggttgATATAGTCATCCGACcatttgccaagttctttaTTCAATTGGTTGTGCACCAATGACCAAGAATCTTCGCCTATACCTAATAAAGCAGAAATTGACCGATATCCATAGTTACCGTttgctttcacatccacaatgTTGTCAATGAAACCCTGTATAAATGACTCAAATTAATTCAACATTGGGATGATCCTTGTTGTCTTCGGCGGGTCAGAAGATGATGTACTACCTTTCACTGAAGAGTTGCTATTTTGAatagaatgaaaagcatcaacatactcctaaTAAGACGGATCATGCTTTGTGGATCTTTGATTTCtgttcatcggtttcttcggtgcacctttagtgttgacctttgacGGATGAGGACATATAGAGttttgatcagggtatgcaatttcttGAAGTTTACTCATGAGAGTAACTttaccacaaacatcaagttccttaaatcttttagatatggtctcgatctcttccttgatggtgactccagcctcacataacccttggtctgaaaaactaaGTCTCTTCCAAAACATATGGACTAAATCGAGTGGGATGCTGCCAACAACATACCTagatagctcacatgcacaaggaagactgTGCATGATTCTCAtgacacaaccacaagaagagggaTTCTTGCCAGCATAATGTACACACTTAAACTCAGCAGCAATCTCATTTAAAGCgtaccttgaaaccattccaagaagcctcttgtataaggttttttaaatacatgtccaaccacatgtgtacttgtttcaaaggatgctttaatttgagtgtgctgcagcgtgatcatgttgttcatggcatcccaaactcTACAcaggtctccaaggctattatGTAATACTCTTTTTAAAGCCAAATGAGCATATTCAGccctacatttcaaatacacaaaaaGCAGTAaacatatacaacaattaaattccatgaattaataatcattactagaaaaattgaaacattttaatatctgtttgttgttgtgttgcctaggtgcatgaccttattcgtccagactgtaataaatttttccttgtgtgggattatccatgtttcgtaaacatagtcaacaaacattaaCCAAGGTGAACAAGCCATTTGAAACTTTTAAAGGCACTCAGCAAACTGTTGTTTAGAAGGACAATCAACTAGACTACCCCAAGCATCCATGACATACTCCTAAGCATTTTTTTGACcaattaaagatttgcacttggCCTTGACGTTCTTGTCAATGTGAAACTTGCACAACAAGTTTGTACACTTAGggaacacagttttcactgcattcatcaatgttagGTCTTTGTTAGTAACAATAACTATAAGGAGGCAATTGAGTCTTAAAAATAGACCTTGAAACtgttccaaagcccatacaacATTATTAACACATTCActctccagatatgcaaacccaatAGAGAATGTCATCCCCATTGGTGTCacccaacaaagtcaagtagtgggagtatgtacctgtttgttttgtaagtACTGTTTATTAAAAACACcaaatgacatgcattgcataacttcactgcatctgggtgacaccaaaacagatcacgtACCACAAAttcatcctttaatctatgccaatgaatatattgatcatgttcaagaagcttcattagatgttgcatttcaatatcatttcctctaatggaagaacaatatgcacttcttgcattgtatatttgtttgattgtggtgcaactgttggcattgtgctccttcaacgttagcaggatgtttcttggtttcaccatcgactttgtcatatcaacaataatattcttctcatccttagtcaatcgcccagcGTATGGATGCTCAACTaaggacttggccaattcatgattgtgaatcccacaaatcaacttcaccatccaaccttcccctctAATCACTGATTTCCTATGAAGCTTGAAGGGACAACTacatttcctactcccagtatctcttctaacaaattctttcttcctacaCTTATACTGACCgctcctttcacaaccaattagcacaaatgaacttcttcctctactACTAGTATGTGTGTCAGACCTCATAATGACTGCAACAAATCTGTTTTCATGGGCAATCGATCAAGCctattgcaaaacatcatctcgggtACCAAagacctacaacgcaaccccgacaatttattttttatacaaaacataCATTCAATCAAATGACTCAAACTAATGAACAttattacctgagaagtattaaaagcatttgaacaatcaacatgtggttcattcaaaccacatttttgttcatttttataatccatatcaacttcttgAGACATTGTATTGTCATACGTCcgttgatctt
Encoded proteins:
- the LOC114397284 gene encoding protein MAIN-LIKE 1-like — its product is MCSVDAGDRGAISAFVERWHKETSSFHLPIRELTITLDDVASLFHLLIIDIFHSFEPLHVDEAIIMLVELLEVSGEEARAETAQCHGAYVLLLWLRDIYQRRCESRQWILATRVYLLHLVGCTLFANKSATHVHIVLDAFRDLAQSGSYAWGAVVLCWIYEHFPSVHDSVTDDDYDETSPRACQWLTMKAYMKGLTASPYRTRINALMITYGELRWGPIVVTLRSERVVTHFGYIQTIPPPPISATLSYEDIDDRWMHYSDHLTAAG